The Primulina eburnea isolate SZY01 chromosome 8, ASM2296580v1, whole genome shotgun sequence genome contains a region encoding:
- the LOC140838009 gene encoding probable WRKY transcription factor 57 yields the protein MDELIKLAEGSEDELVNELLDNESPFFFLSSNDDHGMETNHFPSIDSRLVSPTIEDVESSLSDMNYGSRSFQREDRSEARRISGLGGISKCGYNGKKKYSLRIKNHENAISDDGYKWRKYGQKSIKNSPNPRSYYRCGKPKCNAKKRVEQSMEDPDTLIVTYEGLHVHLDFPFSFQTTKKRQRPISEAQIKAHVIVGPGTTIDPVGEELMGRQGLLEDIVPFVIRNPFD from the exons ATGGATGAACTAATAAAATTAGCAGAAGGATCTGAAGATGAGCTAGTAAATGAACTTCTGGACAATGAGTCCCCGTTCTTTTTCCTGTCCAGTAATGATGATCATGGAATGGAAACAAATCacttcccttcaattgattctcGCCTCGTGTCCCCGACGATTGAAGATGTGGAGAGTTCTTTATCGGACATGAACTATGGAAGCCGTAGCTTTCAACGTGAAGATAGATCAGAAGCACGCAG AATTTCGGGACTCGGTGGCATAAGTAAGTGTGGTTATAATGGAAAAAAGAAGTATAGTTTGAGAATCAAGAATCATGAAAATGCAATCTCTGATGATGGGTATAAATGGAGGAAATACGGCCAGAAATCCATCAAGAATAGCCCCAATCCCAG AAGCTATTACCGGTGTGGGAAACCGAAATGCAATGCGAAAAAGAGAGTGGAGCAGTCCATGGAGGACCCGGATACCCTTATCGTGACCTATGAAGGCCTTCACGTCCACCTTGATTTCCCATTTTCCTTCCAAACCACAAAAAAGCGCCAAAGGCCCATATCTGAAGCCCAAATTAAGGCCCATGTAATTGTCGGTCCAGGCACAACAATTGACCCAGTTGGAGAAGAATTGATGGGCCGACAAGGCCTGCTTGAAGATATTGTGCCATTTGTGATTAGGAATCCCTTTGATTAG